The sequence below is a genomic window from Streptococcus pantholopis.
TTATCGGTGATGGTTCGCTCGGCCATATTATTTCCGTCGCAGACAGTAAAGGGAATGTTAAAGGCTATATTCAAAATACCGGAATCGACCTCAAGAAAACAGCAGACGGTCAAGTCATCGTCGGCCCTTTAATGGGAAGAGGACATTTTGTGGTAATTACCGACTATGGTACAGGCAACCCCTACACGTCAACGACGCCTCTGATTTCCGGAGAAATCGGTGAAGACCTGGCCTATTATTTTACAGAAAGTGAGCAAACCCCATCTGCGGTTGGGCTTAATGTCCTGCTGGACCAAGACGATCAGGTCCAAGTCGCAGGCGGGTTTATGCTGCAGGCTCTGCCCGGCGCTTCAGAAGCGGATATTGCCCGCTTTGAAAAACGGATTCAAAACATGCCGGCGATTTCAAGCCTGCTGGCCTCAGACAACCATATCGAGGCACTGCTGGCTGCACTTTACGAAGACGATGCCTATAAACGTTTGGCAGAAACAAATCTGCGCTTCAACTGTGACTGTTCACAGCAGCGGTTCAAAAATGCACTGTCTGCTCTAGCCACAACAGAATTACAGCAAATGCTAC
It includes:
- the hslO gene encoding Hsp33 family molecular chaperone HslO, translated to MDKIIKTISENGAFRAYVLDCTETVRTAQQKHHTLASSTLALGRALIANQILAANQKGDSQVTLKIIGDGSLGHIISVADSKGNVKGYIQNTGIDLKKTADGQVIVGPLMGRGHFVVITDYGTGNPYTSTTPLISGEIGEDLAYYFTESEQTPSAVGLNVLLDQDDQVQVAGGFMLQALPGASEADIARFEKRIQNMPAISSLLASDNHIEALLAALYEDDAYKRLAETNLRFNCDCSQQRFKNALSALATTELQQMLQEDRGAEITCQFCGQHYIFTEKDLEEMIDDKA